The Candidatus Krumholzibacteriia bacterium genome has a window encoding:
- a CDS encoding CIA30 family protein has product MFTALLLLVIGSAMTVPPLVLDDFGDSLGVSTWGARWTGFTDRVMGGVSDMSVERRGDADTPHLHMSGEVRLENNGGFVQVALPLDGSGGPLDASAYRAIRLRVRGNGDGYYVHLRTDDTRRPWQHYAAPFEAPDTWTDVEIPFDRFT; this is encoded by the coding sequence GTGTTCACCGCCCTGCTGCTCCTGGTGATCGGATCCGCCATGACCGTTCCCCCGCTCGTACTCGACGACTTCGGAGATTCCCTGGGCGTGTCGACCTGGGGCGCGCGCTGGACCGGCTTCACCGACCGGGTCATGGGCGGGGTGAGCGACATGAGCGTCGAGCGCCGCGGCGACGCCGACACCCCGCACCTGCACATGAGCGGCGAGGTGCGCCTGGAGAACAACGGCGGCTTCGTGCAGGTCGCCCTGCCGCTGGACGGCAGCGGCGGGCCGCTCGACGCGAGCGCGTACCGCGCCATTCGATTACGGGTGCGCGGCAACGGCGACGGCTACTACGTGCACCTGCGCACCGACGACACCCGCCGCCCGTGGCAGCACTACGCGGCTCCCTTCGAGGCCCCGGACACCTGGACCGACGTCGAGATCCCCTTCGACCGCTTCACG